A single window of Dichotomicrobium thermohalophilum DNA harbors:
- a CDS encoding DUF2442 domain-containing protein — protein MPWHAVEVTALPDYRLRVRFNDGVTGIVDMSRLVRSPEAGVFARLADPETFARAFILHGVVTWPGGLDLAPDAMHDAIAERGEWVLR, from the coding sequence ATGCCGTGGCACGCGGTGGAGGTGACGGCCCTGCCGGACTATCGCTTGCGGGTCCGGTTCAACGACGGGGTGACAGGCATTGTCGATATGTCCCGGCTGGTCCGCTCCCCGGAGGCTGGCGTGTTCGCCAGGCTGGCCGATCCCGAGACGTTCGCCCGCGCCTTCATCCTCCACGGCGTGGTCACCTGGCCGGGCGGGCTTGATCTCGCGCCGGACGCGATGCACGACGCCATCGCCGAACGCGGCGAATGGGTCTTGCGCTGA
- a CDS encoding DUF4160 domain-containing protein gives MPTVSVFYGILIQMFWNDHAPPHFHARYAGDEALIDIRTLEVIRGHLPPRARSLAMEWADQHRAELLENWELCSQKQHPKEIEPLK, from the coding sequence ATGCCGACAGTCAGCGTGTTTTATGGCATACTGATCCAGATGTTCTGGAACGATCACGCGCCGCCGCATTTCCACGCGCGCTATGCGGGCGATGAAGCGCTGATCGACATTCGCACCCTGGAGGTGATCCGCGGCCACTTGCCGCCGCGCGCGCGCTCGCTGGCCATGGAATGGGCGGATCAGCACCGCGCGGAACTGTTGGAGAACTGGGAACTATGCTCACAAAAGCAGCACCCGAAAGAGATCGAGCCGCTGAAATAG
- a CDS encoding Eco57I restriction-modification methylase domain-containing protein gives MNFLPDHEPREVALSATADLSNIELYIGRGQLALEVVVAEAGTAPTTEKLRKIWNERSQGRAAPLLVVIRTTHTASICGPGGEQPPVFRGVELDQARRLCSKALDAEDRHQALLFLTAALPSLESELPGVNNQGLFSDHELMVGARRRSDWSSAETKAARVLGHEDEDLLRALGFDVQRVDSVTSILKCGERHRAVAVLLDDRETPEGASDRFQAMSPMSWALNQAENRGLPWVVMIQGGALRLCSPDPDVGVGRRGGTSTWLEIQTDILRPSDGALLWLLFSAEALDREGSAEQLLQTSRDFSADLAERLRERIYNNVMPALAAGVVHARNLQKPSAEDLHLTYEMALTLLFRLLFIAYGEDRDLLPYRTNEAYRHRALKTKAREIADNPDAPIPEGTGLWHEISVLFDAIRKGNAQLGVPPYNGGLFSSDPAVSTAGAALAEIALDNANLFQALRHLLTIENDDGVIGPVDFRALGVREFGTIYEGLLESELDVAEQDLGTKRQKKQEVFVPATGNMRVEVQQGEVYLHNRSGARKATGSYFTPAFAVEHLLDEALEPALTDHLARLDTLDETEAAERFFDFRVADIAMGSGHFLVAAVDRIERGLSRYLAKRPLPAVRRELASLRAAATNALKQYQPEESIRIEDDQLLRRLVARRCIYGVDLNELAVQLARLSIWIHTFVPGLPLSLLDHSLVRGNALVGIATVDEIAQRFEEAGIGLFPVDASNLLGNTQEPLKRLATLADATPKDIEEGRRAMEHARIAANEVRALCDVIVAEKVKPREIDFQFDQWPALRATVHRHPAVHKAREEVLKGLDVFHFPVAFPEVFLRGRPGFDAIIGNPPWEEVTVEEHAFWARHFPGLRALPQHQQESRKKELAEERPDLKAELDAEVAASKRYRQVLTAGFYPGMGTGDPDLYKAFLWRFWTLSADPGGCVGVVLPRSALAAKGSAKLREAIFRNSSALNVTTTLNKGGWMFMDAEHRYTIGLVTFSRGEPAEASIALRGPYTSRLALEEGLTHDPHRFSVEQVISWTSTASLPLLPNADSIEVFAQLRRAPRLDLNDGRSWRARPDRELDATTDKHRMTFAREKPEGFWPVYKGESFDIWEPDRGEYYAWADPETVQERLQEKRLKSARQRRDSAHSEFDLHYLRDPQTLPCFRPRIAFRDSTNRTNSRTVITALVPGQVFLANTAQYFLWPRGDELDKAFLLAVLASRPLDWYARRIAESHVNFFIINPFPIPRPSRADPLWQRAVALAGRLAAPDDRFAEWAEEVGVAWGPLAADEKQDMIEELDAVVAHLYGLQTQQLRHIFETFQDGWDYEEQLGRTLRHFERLKNSRTGGA, from the coding sequence ATGAATTTCCTTCCAGATCACGAGCCTCGAGAGGTTGCGCTATCCGCTACGGCAGATCTGTCCAATATTGAGCTTTATATCGGTCGCGGACAGCTGGCCTTAGAGGTTGTGGTCGCTGAGGCGGGCACCGCTCCAACAACCGAAAAACTCAGAAAAATCTGGAATGAACGAAGCCAGGGCCGTGCAGCGCCTCTGCTTGTGGTCATCCGCACAACTCACACCGCATCGATCTGCGGTCCCGGTGGCGAGCAACCGCCTGTATTCAGGGGTGTTGAGCTCGATCAAGCACGGCGGCTTTGTAGCAAGGCCCTTGATGCGGAGGATCGGCATCAAGCGCTATTGTTCCTCACGGCCGCTCTGCCCTCTCTCGAAAGCGAGTTGCCGGGTGTCAACAACCAGGGACTCTTCTCAGACCATGAGCTGATGGTTGGCGCGCGACGCCGGAGCGATTGGAGCTCGGCTGAAACGAAGGCGGCCCGGGTGCTGGGGCATGAAGATGAAGACCTCTTGCGCGCACTGGGTTTCGATGTGCAGCGGGTCGATTCGGTTACGAGCATTCTGAAGTGTGGCGAGCGGCACCGCGCCGTGGCCGTTCTACTAGACGATCGCGAAACACCTGAAGGGGCGTCGGATCGGTTCCAGGCAATGTCTCCAATGTCCTGGGCCTTGAATCAGGCGGAGAACCGCGGCCTCCCATGGGTCGTGATGATACAGGGCGGCGCGCTCAGACTATGTTCGCCTGATCCTGACGTGGGCGTGGGGCGCCGCGGGGGTACTTCTACCTGGCTGGAAATCCAGACCGATATCTTGCGGCCCAGCGACGGCGCCTTGCTCTGGCTCCTCTTTTCCGCCGAAGCCCTGGACCGCGAAGGCTCGGCAGAACAACTGCTCCAGACCTCACGGGACTTCTCCGCCGACCTCGCCGAACGCCTCAGAGAGCGCATCTACAATAATGTCATGCCGGCGTTGGCCGCTGGGGTCGTGCACGCGCGCAACCTTCAGAAACCATCGGCTGAAGACCTCCATCTCACCTATGAGATGGCTCTCACCTTGTTATTCAGACTGCTCTTTATTGCGTATGGCGAAGATCGCGATCTGCTGCCCTACCGGACGAACGAGGCCTACCGTCATCGAGCCCTCAAAACAAAGGCGCGCGAGATAGCGGACAATCCGGATGCACCGATTCCGGAAGGTACGGGCCTCTGGCACGAGATCAGCGTCCTGTTCGACGCCATCCGCAAGGGCAACGCTCAGTTGGGGGTTCCGCCGTACAATGGCGGGCTTTTCAGCAGCGATCCGGCCGTCTCGACGGCAGGGGCCGCCCTCGCAGAAATCGCCCTGGACAATGCGAATCTCTTCCAGGCTCTCCGCCACTTGCTGACGATAGAGAATGACGACGGTGTCATTGGGCCCGTAGACTTTCGCGCGCTTGGCGTGAGGGAATTCGGCACGATCTACGAAGGCCTGCTCGAATCCGAGCTGGACGTAGCTGAACAGGACCTCGGGACCAAAAGGCAAAAGAAGCAGGAGGTCTTTGTCCCTGCCACCGGCAATATGCGCGTTGAGGTGCAACAGGGCGAAGTCTATCTGCACAATCGATCGGGCGCCCGGAAGGCAACTGGAAGTTACTTCACGCCGGCCTTCGCGGTCGAGCATCTTCTGGACGAAGCACTCGAGCCGGCTCTTACAGACCATCTCGCGCGACTCGATACTTTGGACGAGACCGAAGCTGCCGAACGTTTCTTCGACTTCAGGGTGGCAGATATTGCGATGGGAAGCGGCCACTTCCTTGTCGCCGCCGTCGACAGGATTGAACGTGGTCTGTCGCGTTACCTCGCCAAGCGTCCGCTGCCCGCAGTGCGCCGAGAGCTGGCAAGTCTTCGAGCCGCGGCGACCAATGCCCTGAAACAATACCAGCCGGAAGAGTCCATACGGATCGAGGATGACCAGCTTTTGCGCCGGCTTGTGGCCCGCCGGTGCATTTACGGTGTGGATTTGAACGAACTTGCCGTACAGCTCGCGCGTCTTTCGATCTGGATCCACACCTTCGTGCCTGGGCTACCCTTGTCGCTGCTCGACCATAGCCTTGTGCGCGGGAACGCACTGGTGGGTATCGCGACGGTCGACGAAATTGCGCAGCGTTTCGAGGAAGCCGGAATCGGGCTGTTTCCCGTGGACGCCAGCAATCTGCTTGGCAATACCCAGGAGCCACTGAAGCGCCTGGCGACGCTGGCCGATGCGACCCCCAAAGATATCGAGGAGGGGCGCAGGGCCATGGAACATGCCCGGATTGCCGCCAACGAGGTTCGCGCCCTGTGCGACGTTATCGTTGCAGAGAAGGTGAAGCCGCGCGAAATCGACTTCCAGTTCGACCAGTGGCCGGCGCTTCGCGCGACTGTTCATCGCCATCCGGCGGTGCATAAGGCGCGCGAAGAGGTGCTGAAAGGGCTGGACGTCTTCCATTTTCCGGTCGCTTTCCCAGAAGTGTTCCTGCGCGGCCGTCCAGGTTTCGACGCAATAATCGGAAATCCGCCGTGGGAGGAGGTCACGGTTGAGGAGCATGCCTTCTGGGCGCGCCATTTCCCCGGGTTGCGAGCGCTGCCGCAGCATCAACAGGAGAGCCGCAAGAAAGAGCTGGCGGAGGAGCGACCGGACCTGAAGGCGGAGCTCGATGCCGAAGTCGCTGCTTCAAAGCGCTACAGGCAAGTTCTCACTGCAGGCTTTTATCCAGGCATGGGGACGGGCGATCCCGACCTTTACAAAGCCTTCTTGTGGCGCTTCTGGACGCTTTCTGCGGACCCGGGGGGATGCGTCGGCGTTGTGTTGCCGCGCAGCGCGCTTGCCGCGAAAGGCTCCGCAAAATTGAGAGAAGCCATCTTCCGGAACAGCTCCGCCTTGAACGTCACGACGACGCTCAACAAGGGCGGTTGGATGTTCATGGATGCCGAGCATCGGTATACCATTGGCCTCGTCACTTTCTCCCGAGGCGAACCGGCCGAAGCGAGTATCGCACTGCGGGGACCTTATACTTCGCGACTTGCCTTAGAGGAAGGTCTCACCCATGATCCTCACCGTTTCAGTGTTGAACAGGTTATCAGTTGGACGAGCACAGCCAGCCTGCCTCTGTTGCCCAACGCTGATTCCATCGAGGTATTTGCACAGTTGCGCAGAGCGCCCCGGCTTGACCTCAACGACGGAAGAAGTTGGCGCGCGCGTCCGGACCGGGAACTGGACGCTACGACTGACAAACACCGCATGACATTTGCGAGAGAAAAGCCAGAAGGCTTTTGGCCCGTATACAAGGGTGAATCGTTCGACATCTGGGAACCGGATCGCGGCGAATACTATGCCTGGGCCGATCCCGAGACGGTGCAGGAACGCCTCCAGGAGAAGCGGCTGAAGAGCGCCAGACAGCGGCGGGATTCGGCACATTCCGAATTCGATCTCCATTATCTCCGGGATCCGCAGACGCTGCCCTGCTTTCGTCCCCGGATCGCCTTCCGTGATTCCACAAATCGCACCAACAGTAGGACTGTAATTACGGCATTGGTGCCCGGACAAGTTTTCCTCGCCAATACAGCACAGTACTTCCTTTGGCCGCGAGGTGACGAGCTTGACAAGGCGTTTCTCCTTGCTGTTCTCGCCAGTCGTCCTCTGGACTGGTACGCTCGTCGAATCGCCGAGTCGCACGTAAATTTCTTCATCATAAACCCATTCCCGATTCCGCGCCCTTCGCGCGCGGATCCCCTTTGGCAGCGCGCCGTTGCGCTTGCCGGCCGGCTGGCCGCGCCTGACGATCGTTTCGCGGAATGGGCCGAAGAGGTGGGCGTGGCCTGGGGGCCGCTCGCAGCGGACGAAAAACAGGACATGATCGAAGAACTCGATGCCGTGGTCGCGCACCTGTACGGGCTCCAGACACAGCAGCTGAGGCACATCTTCGAGACTTTCCAGGATGGCTGGGATTACGAAGAGCAACTTGGGCGCACACTGCGGCACTTCGAGCGACTGAAGAATTCGAGAACAGGTGGGGCATGA
- a CDS encoding helicase-related protein — protein MSDKVGSGGSRVTSAGAQTVFVDHRDGNNLLAALRGSLPATESERGGLEDAAGQRTSEISIATAYFSPAGFAAIADRLEQASRVRLMIGAEAPPEAVTPERLPGDPPPDKFEKAQVRHGLRDLVMGLRRERDKLPFRPSTAAQLKKLSRLLRSGRVETRRYERSFLHAKAYLFEGWPSGFFAGSSNLTRAGLTKNMELNLGHWDPELFQKAKSWFDELWDDAVPFDLAAFYEEVDAPFDPYTIFLRVLWQLFGDELDREFEDEGDIPLTAFQRHGVWRANRILKDFGGVIVADEVGLGKTFIAGEIINAFAKRRQRVLLVCPAVLRDTTWKGFLHDFQISRAVECVSFDELGRDVQFSDPRRPHATQRKLSQNIDDYALVVVDEAHNYRNPDAPYRADVLRRLLFGPRKDVVLLTATPVNNSLWDLYHLTRFFVRQDSALADRGIVSIRQRFKEASRVDPSSLNPDFLFPIIDAVTVKRTRAFVKKHYVGESIKGRDGSLQPIVFPKPEAISVRYNLDALLPGFFDMVADALDPANGTNLLRFARYALGSYLLEEDEEAAADGAMAVGLLRSGLLKRFESSAYAFHRSLERMIEEHERFLEALQNGKVVRTAFLQELSASDDLSFEELLQQSNDVEDAAPYDTERLYADVQADLHILRSLAHETSKVTPENDPKIAALIEQLETIAEEAERQGTPELSANDLRKVLIFSFFRDTVHWIYEGLQAAIKEQPRLAPYRDRIVTVVGQGHDQSVSREEAVMKFAPKSAGQSGQEEADLYDLLVATDVMAEGMNLQQCRHIINYDMPWNPMRLVQRHGRIDRIGSPHKRVFLRTIFPADRLDDLLNLEQRILDKLAQAARSIGVETAPLQQAESGRQVFSETRSEIERLAQEDPTLFEIGGTEAAAQTGEEYRQQLREELKHRRERIVQLPFKAGSGLFKGQISGVFFLAQVEMRDPDEGVKDRRTFTRFVPTASDGTWTPDAQRMISEVGTCLRLIECGPDAERYIPKELDEAIYDFWETAEQDIYSEWQRLSDPANLQPSIRPLNKRVAEFIRTNRPVDMSNEKLTLALDILEAPWPRREEMMLRNLYNSVVGSPTEQAEELIEWVLGSGLEPFNAPTPLPRIDKDNIELICWLAVASDSSQSSTRDAPN, from the coding sequence ATGAGTGACAAGGTAGGCTCTGGTGGCAGCCGGGTGACTTCCGCTGGCGCGCAAACCGTCTTCGTCGATCACCGCGATGGCAACAACCTGCTCGCCGCGCTGCGGGGTAGCTTGCCGGCAACGGAGTCCGAGCGCGGCGGCCTTGAGGATGCGGCCGGGCAGCGGACTTCCGAAATTTCGATCGCGACCGCGTATTTCAGTCCAGCCGGGTTCGCCGCGATTGCAGACAGACTGGAGCAAGCTAGCCGGGTCCGTCTGATGATTGGCGCGGAAGCGCCCCCCGAAGCGGTGACGCCCGAGCGCCTGCCCGGGGATCCGCCACCCGATAAATTTGAAAAAGCCCAAGTGCGGCATGGCCTCCGCGACCTCGTAATGGGGCTGCGCCGCGAACGCGACAAGCTGCCCTTCCGGCCGTCGACAGCCGCGCAACTCAAGAAATTGAGCCGGCTGCTTAGAAGTGGCCGGGTGGAAACCCGGCGCTATGAACGCTCGTTTCTCCACGCAAAGGCCTACCTCTTCGAAGGGTGGCCCAGCGGTTTTTTTGCGGGTTCCTCCAATCTTACGCGCGCAGGCTTGACCAAGAACATGGAGTTGAACCTGGGCCACTGGGATCCGGAATTGTTTCAGAAGGCCAAGTCTTGGTTCGATGAACTCTGGGATGACGCTGTACCGTTCGACCTTGCAGCGTTTTACGAAGAGGTCGACGCCCCCTTCGACCCCTACACAATCTTCTTGCGAGTCCTCTGGCAGCTATTCGGCGACGAGCTAGACCGGGAGTTTGAGGACGAAGGCGACATCCCGTTGACTGCCTTCCAGCGCCACGGCGTTTGGCGAGCGAACCGAATCCTCAAGGATTTTGGGGGCGTAATCGTCGCCGACGAGGTTGGCCTCGGCAAAACGTTCATTGCTGGCGAGATCATCAACGCATTCGCCAAACGGCGCCAGCGCGTGCTGCTTGTCTGTCCGGCTGTGCTCCGGGATACGACATGGAAAGGTTTCCTCCATGATTTTCAGATCAGTCGGGCTGTAGAGTGCGTTTCGTTCGATGAACTCGGCCGCGACGTACAGTTTAGCGATCCCAGGCGTCCGCACGCGACACAACGGAAACTGAGCCAAAACATTGATGATTACGCCCTCGTGGTCGTTGACGAAGCCCACAACTATCGGAACCCGGACGCTCCTTACCGCGCGGACGTCTTGCGCCGCTTGCTCTTCGGACCTCGCAAAGACGTCGTCCTGCTCACTGCGACTCCCGTCAACAATAGTCTCTGGGATCTGTATCATCTCACCCGCTTTTTCGTCCGGCAGGATAGCGCACTGGCCGACCGCGGGATCGTAAGCATACGGCAAAGGTTCAAAGAGGCGTCCCGCGTTGATCCGTCGAGCCTGAATCCGGACTTCCTGTTTCCGATCATCGATGCGGTCACGGTGAAGCGCACACGCGCGTTCGTGAAAAAGCACTATGTGGGTGAGAGCATCAAGGGGCGCGACGGCAGCCTTCAGCCGATCGTATTTCCAAAGCCTGAGGCGATCTCGGTCCGCTACAACCTGGATGCCCTGCTTCCGGGTTTCTTTGACATGGTCGCCGATGCGCTTGACCCGGCTAACGGGACAAATCTGTTGCGGTTTGCTCGTTATGCCCTTGGCAGTTACCTTCTCGAAGAGGACGAGGAAGCCGCGGCTGACGGCGCGATGGCCGTGGGGCTGCTTAGATCCGGTCTCCTCAAGCGCTTCGAGTCTTCTGCCTATGCGTTCCACCGCAGTCTGGAACGCATGATTGAGGAACACGAGCGCTTTCTCGAGGCATTGCAAAACGGGAAGGTCGTCCGGACAGCCTTCTTACAGGAGCTTTCAGCCTCGGATGACCTGAGTTTCGAGGAACTTCTTCAACAAAGCAACGACGTGGAAGACGCTGCGCCGTATGATACAGAGCGCCTCTACGCAGATGTTCAAGCTGACCTTCACATTCTCAGATCGTTGGCTCACGAGACCAGCAAAGTCACGCCGGAGAATGACCCAAAAATTGCTGCGCTGATCGAGCAGCTGGAGACAATTGCGGAAGAAGCCGAACGCCAAGGCACGCCAGAACTAAGCGCCAACGATCTACGGAAAGTGCTGATCTTCTCGTTTTTCAGGGATACGGTTCACTGGATCTATGAGGGTCTGCAGGCAGCAATAAAGGAGCAACCTCGGCTTGCTCCATACCGCGACCGTATCGTGACCGTCGTTGGACAAGGGCACGATCAAAGTGTGAGCCGCGAAGAAGCGGTGATGAAGTTCGCGCCCAAGTCTGCCGGCCAGTCCGGTCAGGAAGAAGCAGATCTCTACGACCTTCTGGTCGCTACCGACGTCATGGCAGAAGGCATGAACCTTCAGCAATGCCGGCACATCATCAACTATGATATGCCGTGGAACCCGATGCGGCTCGTTCAAAGGCACGGTCGCATTGACCGAATCGGGAGCCCCCATAAGCGCGTTTTCCTGCGTACTATCTTCCCAGCGGACCGGCTTGACGACTTACTTAATCTCGAGCAACGCATCCTAGATAAACTTGCCCAAGCTGCGCGGTCGATTGGCGTTGAGACGGCCCCACTTCAACAAGCTGAGAGCGGACGACAAGTCTTTTCAGAAACTCGGAGCGAGATCGAAAGGCTTGCTCAAGAGGATCCGACACTTTTTGAAATTGGAGGCACCGAGGCAGCCGCACAGACTGGGGAAGAGTATAGGCAACAGCTACGTGAAGAATTGAAGCACCGGCGAGAACGGATAGTCCAGCTCCCATTCAAGGCAGGCAGCGGCCTATTTAAAGGCCAAATAAGCGGTGTTTTCTTCCTCGCTCAAGTCGAAATGCGCGACCCTGATGAAGGTGTAAAAGACCGCCGGACTTTTACACGTTTTGTCCCGACGGCGAGCGATGGAACTTGGACACCAGATGCTCAACGAATGATTAGCGAAGTGGGAACCTGTCTGCGCCTTATCGAGTGCGGGCCCGACGCTGAAAGGTATATCCCGAAGGAGCTAGACGAAGCCATATACGACTTCTGGGAAACTGCCGAGCAAGACATCTATTCGGAATGGCAGAGGCTTTCCGATCCAGCCAATCTTCAGCCTTCAATACGACCACTCAATAAACGCGTTGCAGAGTTCATCCGAACAAATCGGCCGGTTGATATGTCGAATGAAAAATTAACACTCGCGCTCGATATTCTCGAGGCGCCTTGGCCGCGTCGTGAAGAAATGATGCTCAGGAATCTTTATAACAGTGTTGTTGGCTCTCCAACGGAGCAGGCTGAAGAACTTATCGAGTGGGTTCTTGGCTCTGGCCTCGAACCCTTTAACGCGCCTACGCCTCTCCCGCGGATCGACAAAGATAACATTGAACTAATTTGTTGGTTGGCCGTGGCCTCAGACTCGTCACAGAGTTCTACTCGTGACGCGCCAAATTAG
- a CDS encoding transcriptional regulator has protein sequence MSKLTPEQYQMALAGLGLSVREFADKAKVAPGTLTRLARGEKLQERTVSAIRQAFEEEGIEFIDANGGGPGVRLRKRV, from the coding sequence ATGTCAAAATTGACACCTGAGCAATATCAGATGGCGTTGGCGGGGCTGGGTTTGAGCGTTCGGGAGTTTGCGGACAAGGCGAAGGTGGCGCCGGGGACGCTGACCCGATTGGCACGGGGGGAAAAGCTGCAAGAGCGCACAGTGTCAGCGATCCGGCAGGCTTTCGAGGAAGAGGGCATCGAGTTCATCGACGCGAACGGCGGCGGCCCCGGCGTGCGGCTGCGCAAGCGCGTCTGA